One Spirochaeta cellobiosiphila DSM 17781 DNA window includes the following coding sequences:
- a CDS encoding S49 family peptidase, producing MYKKRFTPYLMTQDAVNELQAIQADSDFLKALITEMREGSNIDPLRVVNGIAVISIAGAVSRYMTWYTYFTGGSAYDILTKVLEHCQNDSKIKAIILDINSPGGSVDGTEQFANYISNFPKPIYSFIDGLGASALYWVASSTSKIFATPTSRIGSIGVIATFIDDSLALANEGYERITFTSKHAQFKAPSPTSDIGKEEYQNMVDDIESVFHERVASGRGVTVEDVKKEYGQGKVFIASKALEIGLIDKVVTSFEEVIEEVKDQITKEDDRYMDEQELRSKFPDIVQAIETKAVKQESERIKGIEALESMDGAKEVLSTLKYDGKTSPESAAHAIVLKQKEMRDHGMANILEDASAVPVIGPESASAIGSNEPTPEAKEDRLVSGFLKRHKRK from the coding sequence ATGTATAAGAAACGATTCACACCCTACTTAATGACTCAAGATGCAGTTAATGAACTACAAGCCATACAAGCTGATTCTGATTTTCTGAAAGCATTGATTACAGAAATGAGAGAAGGTTCCAATATTGATCCCTTACGTGTAGTAAATGGGATAGCAGTGATTAGTATTGCAGGAGCTGTAAGTCGTTATATGACATGGTATACCTATTTTACTGGTGGATCCGCTTATGACATTCTCACAAAGGTTCTTGAACATTGCCAGAATGACAGCAAGATCAAGGCAATCATACTGGATATTAATTCTCCTGGGGGAAGTGTGGATGGAACAGAACAGTTCGCCAATTATATCTCGAACTTTCCTAAACCTATCTATTCTTTTATTGATGGTCTGGGAGCTTCAGCCTTATATTGGGTAGCCTCTTCAACTAGTAAGATATTCGCAACTCCTACTTCTCGTATCGGTTCTATTGGTGTTATAGCAACCTTTATTGATGATTCCTTAGCCCTAGCCAATGAGGGATATGAGAGAATTACCTTCACCTCAAAACATGCTCAATTTAAAGCTCCTTCCCCTACCTCTGATATTGGAAAAGAAGAATATCAAAACATGGTTGATGATATCGAATCAGTTTTCCATGAAAGGGTGGCTTCTGGTCGAGGGGTTACCGTCGAAGACGTAAAGAAAGAATACGGCCAGGGAAAAGTATTTATTGCATCTAAAGCTCTAGAAATTGGGCTTATTGATAAAGTTGTTACCTCTTTTGAAGAGGTGATTGAGGAAGTAAAAGACCAAATCACAAAGGAGGATGATCGTTATATGGATGAACAAGAACTTAGATCTAAGTTTCCAGACATAGTTCAGGCTATTGAAACCAAAGCGGTTAAACAAGAGTCAGAAAGAATCAAAGGAATCGAAGCCCTTGAAAGTATGGATGGGGCAAAAGAAGTACTAAGTACTCTTAAATACGATGGGAAAACCAGCCCAGAAAGTGCAGCTCATGCCATTGTGTTAAAACAGAAAGAAATGAGAGATCATGGAATGGCAAACATCTTAGAAGATGCTTCAGCAGTTCCCGTTATTGGACCAGAGTCCGCTTCTGCTATTGGTTCCAATGAACCAACTCCAGAAGCCAAAGAGGATCGCTTAGTCTCTGGTTTTCTTAAAAGACACAAAAGGAAATAA
- a CDS encoding phage portal protein: MNIVDSILKSVSPSTYLKRVATRKVISAIEGNSSRKTKRSKGSKGLETESNEYANLEALRDKSRKLFKYNTTARGAILNKVTNEIGTGLHLNAQIDASILGISEEEKDQWEERVEMCFDLWAKSKNVDVRRISNFYELTDLISLSHLIDGDAFALFPKVQRTGDISPVKVQLIEASRCSNPNYGMDSKTIAGGVEVDKYGAPIAYHFSTSQDSYGAVKSWKRVEAYGKKTGQVNVAHVFKPSAPGDRRAYPWITPIIKSLKTLGDYQEAELAAAAVSALFTVFVKNDTGKVTDTISDYPGRERVTVTNEEEDDNDTKNLHLGTGAVVGLADGETIETANPSRPNQGYKSFIDAVLREIGMSLNIPFEVLVKHFTSSYTAARAALQEAYKEYKRGRSFIANAFCQVVYEHWLTWEIYSGRINAPGFFSDPLKKAAWLNAAWIGPSVGSLDPLKEAKASKLLIDNILSNHSRESIAIHGEDWNKILKRYMVEHKKIASITPEKEVVNV; encoded by the coding sequence TTGAATATCGTTGATTCCATTCTTAAGTCAGTATCCCCTTCAACCTACCTAAAACGAGTTGCTACTCGTAAAGTTATTAGTGCCATTGAAGGCAATTCTTCACGCAAAACCAAACGATCCAAAGGATCAAAAGGACTTGAGACAGAATCAAACGAATATGCCAACCTAGAAGCCCTTCGGGACAAATCAAGAAAGCTTTTTAAATACAATACCACAGCCCGAGGAGCCATTCTCAATAAGGTTACTAATGAAATAGGAACTGGTTTACATCTCAATGCTCAAATCGATGCTTCCATTTTAGGTATATCAGAGGAAGAAAAAGACCAATGGGAAGAACGAGTGGAAATGTGTTTTGACCTATGGGCTAAGAGTAAGAATGTAGATGTTAGAAGAATATCTAATTTCTACGAACTCACAGACCTCATAAGCCTTTCCCACTTGATTGACGGCGATGCCTTTGCCTTATTTCCTAAGGTTCAACGTACAGGAGATATTTCTCCTGTAAAGGTCCAACTAATAGAAGCTTCTCGTTGTTCTAATCCCAATTATGGAATGGACAGTAAAACAATCGCTGGTGGTGTGGAAGTTGACAAATACGGCGCGCCAATAGCTTACCACTTTTCTACAAGCCAAGATTCTTATGGTGCTGTTAAAAGCTGGAAAAGAGTCGAAGCTTACGGAAAGAAAACAGGTCAAGTAAATGTCGCTCATGTTTTCAAACCATCCGCACCAGGAGACAGAAGAGCCTATCCTTGGATAACACCTATCATTAAGAGTCTTAAAACTTTGGGAGATTATCAAGAAGCAGAATTAGCCGCCGCCGCAGTTTCTGCTCTATTTACTGTATTCGTTAAGAATGACACAGGAAAAGTCACTGACACTATTAGTGATTATCCAGGGAGGGAAAGAGTCACAGTCACCAACGAGGAAGAAGATGACAACGATACAAAGAATCTTCACCTTGGAACTGGGGCAGTCGTCGGACTTGCCGATGGGGAAACCATTGAAACAGCCAATCCTTCCCGACCAAATCAAGGATATAAGTCCTTTATTGATGCCGTATTAAGGGAAATTGGAATGTCTCTTAATATTCCCTTTGAAGTTCTTGTCAAACACTTCACTAGCTCTTATACCGCCGCCCGAGCCGCATTACAAGAAGCCTATAAGGAATATAAAAGAGGACGTTCCTTCATCGCCAATGCTTTTTGTCAGGTGGTCTATGAACATTGGTTAACCTGGGAGATCTACTCAGGAAGAATCAATGCTCCTGGTTTCTTTAGTGATCCCCTTAAAAAAGCAGCTTGGTTAAATGCCGCATGGATTGGTCCTTCCGTGGGAAGTCTCGATCCTTTGAAAGAAGCAAAAGCTTCAAAACTCCTTATTGATAATATCCTTTCTAATCATTCCCGAGAATCTATAGCCATTCATGGGGAAGATTGGAACAAGATTTTGAAGCGGTACATGGTTGAACATAAAAAAATTGCTTCGATTACCCCAGAAAAGGAAGTTGTAAATGTATAA
- a CDS encoding head decoration protein, whose product MITEEVNSYDLLILGGNVKTSRGTLEQSETPYVRGTVLAKLSDDLYGVCKSDHETEVNQTPNCILLEDVDATESSVDNIAILLAGDVETSQVVTMDPDTTDTHKESLRALSIYLK is encoded by the coding sequence ATGATAACAGAAGAAGTCAACAGTTATGACCTCCTAATCCTAGGGGGAAATGTTAAGACCTCTAGAGGGACTCTAGAACAAAGCGAAACCCCCTATGTTAGGGGTACCGTACTAGCAAAACTATCTGATGATCTATATGGCGTTTGTAAAAGTGATCATGAAACAGAAGTAAATCAAACACCGAACTGCATTCTACTGGAAGACGTTGATGCCACTGAGTCTAGTGTTGATAATATTGCCATCCTGTTAGCTGGCGATGTGGAAACATCCCAGGTTGTTACAATGGATCCAGACACTACGGACACACACAAAGAGAGCTTAAGAGCTTTGTCTATCTATCTCAAATAA
- a CDS encoding DUF6148 family protein: MTKAQAQELAQAKEALNQAIQTERDIMTAQSYEHNDSGSSTKVTKASLNQVAERIRYWKREIARLEGRYAYRGRKS; the protein is encoded by the coding sequence ATGACGAAGGCACAGGCACAGGAATTGGCTCAAGCCAAAGAAGCGCTTAATCAAGCAATACAAACAGAAAGAGACATCATGACAGCTCAATCCTACGAGCATAATGATAGCGGAAGCTCCACTAAGGTGACAAAAGCATCCCTCAACCAAGTAGCAGAAAGAATTAGATATTGGAAGAGAGAAATAGCTCGCTTAGAAGGCCGTTATGCCTACAGAGGAAGGAAAAGTTGA
- a CDS encoding tyrosine-type recombinase/integrase, translated as MNDTEYKWLSIKDNYVPGIKKFIAFCKTRRLDLSSSSLIQFKQFLREQGYAVRTRNQYIAGVKKRLITLFEESDEALDNVKAFRFYEGIRKVKPDPINSKAINLSKILTPIERNRIILSSSLKASLFIEFITKTGLRVSEVCVQRQRRIEAIDEEHSLIRVDGKGAKERTVQVKTILINRIVRAFESKVFLFETSTGKAYTRQQVYKIVRRGARRKIGPHVCRHTFATEVLRQAPQARKALSLMLGHSSIKTTDDTYVHIDLPYTLLDNLYTQTEGLQNEP; from the coding sequence ATGAACGACACAGAATACAAATGGCTGAGTATCAAAGACAATTATGTTCCAGGCATTAAGAAGTTTATTGCCTTCTGTAAAACCAGAAGACTGGATCTATCATCAAGTAGTTTGATCCAATTCAAACAGTTCTTACGAGAACAGGGGTATGCCGTAAGAACAAGGAACCAATACATAGCAGGAGTGAAAAAGAGGTTGATTACCCTATTTGAGGAATCAGACGAAGCCTTAGATAATGTCAAAGCTTTTAGATTCTATGAAGGAATACGTAAGGTCAAACCCGATCCTATTAATTCCAAAGCCATCAATCTATCTAAGATACTAACACCCATTGAGAGAAACAGAATTATCCTATCATCCTCCTTGAAAGCCTCCCTATTCATTGAGTTCATTACTAAGACAGGGCTAAGAGTATCCGAGGTATGTGTTCAACGCCAGCGAAGGATTGAAGCAATCGATGAAGAACATTCCTTGATCAGGGTTGATGGTAAGGGAGCCAAAGAGCGAACTGTTCAAGTCAAAACCATCTTAATTAATAGGATTGTCAGAGCTTTTGAATCAAAAGTTTTTCTCTTTGAGACATCGACAGGAAAGGCCTACACTAGGCAGCAGGTCTACAAGATAGTGAGACGGGGAGCTAGGAGAAAGATTGGTCCTCATGTCTGCCGTCATACCTTTGCAACGGAAGTACTGAGGCAAGCCCCACAAGCAAGGAAAGCCTTATCACTCATGCTTGGTCATAGTTCAATCAAGACGACAGATGATACCTATGTGCATATAGATCTACCTTATACCCTCCTGGATAACTTGTACACTCAGACAGAAGGTTTACAAAATGAACCTTAA
- a CDS encoding phage terminase large subunit family protein → MGKTPDQQWVQTLLSKYISPGKKLTVTQWANANRYLSKESSAEPGIWRTSRTPFLKGIMDSLSDPKVKETWFMKGSQTGGTEAGNNWLGFIIDHAPGPAMMIMGDEQSAKDNSLIRIDPMIENSPSLRSKVRSAREQDSGNTRLMKRFPGGYLSIISARSASKLRSKPIKYLFADEVDSYPGDVGGEGDPVKLAQKRLRTFTRAKSFAVSTPTIKGHSRIEKGYEQSDRRKYHVPCPHCGAKQELIWEQIKYTEDNPYTTYYECKSCKAKIHEHHKEKLLREGVWVATNPKAREGIVGFHLSSLYSPWTSWAEVVQIYLDSKDDPAAYITFVNHELGLPYEDKGEAPAWEKLFYRKGGYLRGQVPDGVLFLTAGVDIQQDRIECEVVGWGRGKESWSIDYFIFLGDTSTKGTGPWKELSELLERQFERVSGGSMPIWTMAIDQGYRKTQVFDFCMKYTQNRVIPVKGSYSLQSVISRPQPAYLVVSGKKTQISLYRYDVGDGIIKSEIYSYLKSEPEEGEYPPGYCHFPENYDESYFQMLTAEQLVQRENSKTKVITFAWEKIRERNESLDCRKYARSAAALRGIDSFSDKIWSQMEACYPTGEEKVQQNYSTKPRKTARKGRKIYSSGIRS, encoded by the coding sequence TTGGGAAAGACTCCTGATCAACAATGGGTTCAAACTTTACTATCTAAATACATCTCACCTGGGAAAAAACTAACAGTAACCCAATGGGCAAATGCTAACCGGTACCTATCAAAGGAATCGAGTGCAGAGCCAGGAATATGGAGAACATCCAGAACACCCTTTCTTAAAGGGATTATGGATAGCTTATCAGATCCTAAGGTCAAAGAAACATGGTTTATGAAAGGTTCCCAAACCGGAGGAACAGAAGCAGGAAATAACTGGTTGGGATTCATAATCGATCATGCTCCCGGTCCTGCTATGATGATCATGGGGGATGAGCAATCAGCAAAGGACAATTCTCTCATACGTATTGATCCAATGATTGAGAACTCCCCTTCCCTCCGCTCCAAAGTACGAAGCGCGAGAGAACAGGATTCTGGAAACACCAGGTTAATGAAAAGATTCCCTGGAGGATATCTTTCCATCATTTCCGCTAGATCTGCAAGCAAACTAAGATCTAAACCTATCAAATATCTATTTGCTGATGAAGTGGATTCTTATCCCGGTGATGTGGGAGGTGAAGGAGATCCTGTCAAACTAGCCCAAAAGCGATTGAGGACATTCACCAGAGCCAAGTCATTTGCTGTTTCAACACCAACAATCAAGGGCCATTCCAGAATCGAAAAAGGTTATGAACAATCTGATAGACGGAAATATCATGTTCCCTGCCCTCATTGTGGAGCAAAACAGGAACTGATTTGGGAACAAATCAAATACACAGAGGACAATCCCTATACCACCTATTACGAATGCAAATCATGCAAAGCTAAGATTCATGAACACCATAAGGAAAAACTGTTACGCGAAGGAGTTTGGGTTGCAACAAATCCTAAGGCACGAGAAGGTATTGTAGGTTTTCATTTATCCTCACTCTACAGTCCGTGGACCTCGTGGGCAGAAGTAGTTCAGATCTATTTGGATTCTAAAGACGATCCAGCCGCTTACATAACCTTTGTAAACCATGAACTAGGTCTCCCATATGAAGACAAAGGGGAAGCGCCTGCCTGGGAAAAACTCTTCTACCGAAAGGGTGGATATTTAAGAGGACAAGTTCCTGATGGCGTTCTATTCCTTACTGCTGGTGTGGATATACAACAAGACCGGATAGAATGTGAAGTCGTTGGTTGGGGGCGAGGAAAAGAATCTTGGTCTATTGATTACTTCATATTCCTAGGAGATACCAGTACAAAGGGAACCGGACCATGGAAAGAACTATCTGAACTACTTGAAAGGCAATTTGAACGCGTATCAGGGGGATCGATGCCCATATGGACAATGGCAATTGACCAAGGATATCGCAAGACTCAAGTCTTTGATTTCTGTATGAAATACACCCAAAACCGAGTCATTCCAGTAAAAGGGTCCTACTCACTTCAATCAGTTATATCCAGACCACAACCGGCTTATCTTGTCGTATCAGGTAAGAAAACCCAAATATCCTTATACCGTTATGACGTTGGTGACGGAATCATTAAATCCGAAATCTACAGTTATCTAAAATCTGAGCCAGAAGAAGGAGAATATCCTCCTGGTTATTGTCATTTTCCAGAAAACTATGATGAATCCTATTTTCAAATGTTAACAGCAGAACAGTTGGTCCAGAGGGAGAACTCCAAAACAAAAGTGATTACCTTTGCATGGGAAAAGATAAGAGAAAGGAATGAATCCCTAGATTGTCGTAAATATGCTCGATCAGCGGCGGCTTTAAGAGGAATTGACTCCTTTTCTGACAAAATATGGAGTCAAATGGAAGCCTGTTATCCAACAGGAGAAGAGAAAGTGCAACAAAATTATTCCACTAAACCCCGCAAAACAGCCCGAAAAGGGCGCAAAATCTATAGTTCTGGCATTAGGTCTTGA
- a CDS encoding tape measure protein — protein MASKIELEIIAQSKKAIEDMKKFGNELSYTEDVMQKFKNSAKESDLRGFETRLLRSATAANYMGGQMSSLRTTNNMLSGQIKRMIKSGIDPNDKAIKKLSITYKKNEAQIKKLIIQDKALAVAKKAGQGAALGTVAALTAVTVAGMKGAAEFERYRKEFGVLFKDMAKGASYFEKLQKFSANTPLQMDGLSNTTKTLRSYGTEIKDLIPQIQMLGDTALGNQEKLDSLARGFGKIQTKGKASMEELNIIIDAGIPILDELSKQLNVSKSDLLKMVTQGKVSFDNVNQAFKSMTSEGGQFHNGMKELSTTLSGKLSTAMDNVKIAGATTFEPAIEGAGEALDALTELSKNYVAFLKQIRGERSFDFSELDEAKKKVLQNATSYEDLGYMNGMSKGIYEAAKATENWAEALKKADEAYSLENQIRQLKKLDETRTESAKISIQSALNDLNSGIGEGDWWDTFDTVEEQFESAVDSITNDMGQLLEGLGGKDLRIAIASGDVEVLKKALENLELINPDLKEMQDRLNQLQSGKGIITPEKQEDPYEGKTWRDWSEDILGFGQGTGAANAESFIETINTGLETQSAIAQSLGEEFDLVGAKQEKIKAVIQKLLTIPKDQIDQAFRIDDNTIQRLVEAYNLLESANESSMLDQMYKDASEQLDKISIQEETLATARKKLIELETTGHNLSNQALDEEIKKYEIIVSQLEDALDIKSKMSDSDKSMTDYAKNSAESGELGEVGQLATGADPITLIVQALVDFATSIEGVNEVLNPFATIFEGMRSLIGPELEEALRPVVYLLHSAGNNIAKLLVPPIRAAGFAIKVLVSAIEIIQTPTKFLADIFMWAGNNIVATIEYITSFGTRSNFTKFNSNAFSGLDDRLDYIWNGASEKEKERAEKSLELIEDQIDTEKEKRQELLSAIDEWYDNEIYLLRRELDNNLISQTDYTNTLKDLQEEEEKRTDAVEAASDLQLEQLESQKELIQSNIELIESQAMLAASLNNVEFKKADGPLDAALSPIKAVTDTVGSVVKSVKKFFGFDVGTSNVPKDMFAMVHQGEGIIPKTFNEGIKSGDYTLVGKKQNLYGLDQESQQLGGNQQNITINLNGSIVGIEDLYSKIKAIENNLNRKRIAG, from the coding sequence ATGGCATCTAAAATAGAACTAGAGATTATTGCACAATCCAAAAAAGCTATTGAAGATATGAAAAAGTTCGGAAATGAACTGAGCTATACAGAAGATGTTATGCAAAAGTTCAAGAACTCCGCCAAAGAATCAGATCTCAGAGGCTTCGAAACTCGTCTTCTAAGATCAGCCACAGCGGCTAATTATATGGGAGGGCAAATGTCCTCCTTGAGAACCACAAACAATATGTTATCCGGCCAAATCAAAAGGATGATCAAAAGTGGTATTGATCCTAACGATAAAGCCATTAAGAAACTATCAATCACCTATAAAAAGAATGAAGCTCAAATTAAAAAACTTATTATCCAAGACAAAGCCTTAGCTGTTGCTAAAAAAGCCGGACAAGGAGCAGCATTGGGAACAGTGGCCGCGTTAACAGCAGTCACTGTTGCTGGGATGAAAGGCGCCGCTGAGTTTGAAAGATATAGAAAAGAGTTTGGCGTTCTCTTTAAGGATATGGCTAAAGGGGCTAGTTACTTTGAAAAGCTCCAAAAGTTCAGCGCTAACACACCTTTACAGATGGATGGATTATCCAACACAACAAAGACCCTACGAAGCTATGGAACAGAAATAAAGGACCTAATACCTCAAATCCAAATGTTAGGTGATACGGCTCTAGGAAACCAGGAAAAATTAGATTCCTTAGCCAGAGGTTTTGGAAAGATCCAAACAAAGGGAAAAGCATCAATGGAAGAATTGAATATTATCATTGATGCAGGGATTCCTATACTTGATGAATTATCAAAACAGCTAAATGTCTCAAAGAGTGATCTTCTGAAAATGGTTACCCAAGGCAAAGTCTCCTTTGATAATGTAAATCAGGCCTTTAAAAGTATGACTTCTGAAGGTGGACAATTCCATAATGGAATGAAAGAACTCTCCACTACCCTTTCAGGTAAACTCTCCACAGCTATGGACAATGTTAAGATTGCAGGAGCTACCACTTTTGAACCAGCTATTGAAGGAGCAGGTGAAGCTCTCGATGCCTTAACAGAATTATCCAAGAATTATGTAGCCTTTTTAAAACAGATAAGAGGAGAACGAAGTTTTGACTTTTCAGAGTTAGATGAAGCCAAGAAGAAAGTACTTCAAAATGCCACTTCCTATGAAGACCTAGGTTATATGAATGGTATGAGTAAGGGCATCTATGAAGCCGCGAAAGCCACAGAGAATTGGGCCGAAGCTCTTAAAAAAGCTGATGAAGCTTACTCACTTGAAAATCAAATTAGACAACTCAAAAAACTCGACGAAACAAGAACAGAAAGCGCAAAGATTTCGATACAATCCGCATTAAATGACTTAAACAGTGGCATTGGTGAGGGTGATTGGTGGGATACTTTTGACACAGTCGAAGAACAATTTGAATCGGCGGTTGATAGCATAACCAATGATATGGGCCAGTTGCTAGAAGGTCTTGGAGGAAAGGATTTAAGAATAGCCATTGCCTCAGGTGATGTGGAAGTACTCAAGAAAGCCCTCGAGAATCTTGAGTTAATTAATCCAGATCTCAAAGAAATGCAGGACCGACTTAACCAATTACAATCAGGAAAAGGAATAATCACCCCAGAAAAACAAGAAGATCCTTATGAAGGGAAAACATGGCGTGACTGGTCTGAAGATATCCTCGGATTTGGACAAGGAACAGGGGCGGCTAATGCGGAATCATTCATTGAAACAATTAATACAGGATTAGAAACCCAATCAGCTATAGCTCAATCATTAGGTGAAGAGTTTGATCTAGTTGGGGCTAAGCAAGAAAAAATAAAAGCCGTTATCCAAAAACTCCTAACTATTCCTAAAGATCAAATAGACCAGGCTTTCCGAATAGATGACAACACAATACAAAGATTGGTAGAAGCCTATAACTTGCTTGAATCTGCTAATGAAAGCTCTATGTTAGACCAGATGTATAAAGATGCATCTGAACAATTAGATAAAATATCTATCCAGGAAGAGACTCTAGCCACAGCAAGAAAAAAGCTCATTGAACTAGAGACAACTGGCCACAATTTATCAAACCAGGCTTTAGATGAAGAAATAAAGAAGTATGAAATTATAGTATCTCAACTAGAAGATGCTTTAGATATAAAGTCAAAGATGTCAGACTCTGACAAGTCAATGACAGATTACGCAAAAAACTCAGCAGAAAGTGGGGAGCTTGGAGAAGTTGGGCAGCTAGCAACTGGGGCTGATCCTATTACATTGATAGTACAAGCCCTTGTAGATTTTGCAACTTCCATTGAAGGTGTCAATGAAGTACTTAACCCATTTGCCACTATTTTTGAAGGAATGCGCTCCCTCATTGGTCCTGAATTAGAAGAAGCTCTTCGACCTGTAGTCTACTTGCTACATAGCGCAGGAAATAACATTGCCAAGCTTTTAGTACCTCCTATTAGAGCGGCTGGTTTTGCAATCAAGGTGCTAGTTTCAGCGATAGAAATAATACAAACACCAACTAAGTTCCTTGCTGATATATTCATGTGGGCTGGAAATAACATAGTAGCGACTATTGAGTATATAACAAGTTTTGGGACTCGAAGTAATTTTACCAAATTTAACTCAAATGCCTTTTCTGGATTAGATGATAGGCTTGATTACATATGGAATGGAGCCTCGGAAAAAGAAAAAGAAAGAGCAGAAAAATCACTTGAACTAATTGAAGATCAAATAGATACGGAAAAGGAAAAACGACAAGAATTACTATCTGCTATAGATGAGTGGTATGACAATGAAATCTATCTTCTTCGTAGAGAATTAGACAATAATTTGATATCCCAAACAGATTATACAAACACCCTCAAAGATTTACAGGAAGAAGAAGAAAAAAGGACAGATGCTGTTGAAGCCGCTAGCGACTTACAACTGGAACAATTAGAATCTCAAAAAGAACTAATTCAATCTAATATTGAGCTAATAGAATCTCAAGCCATGTTAGCTGCTTCCTTAAATAATGTAGAATTTAAAAAAGCCGATGGACCTTTGGATGCGGCTCTCAGTCCAATTAAAGCAGTAACTGACACTGTTGGTTCAGTGGTAAAGTCTGTTAAAAAGTTCTTTGGATTCGATGTAGGGACTTCAAATGTCCCTAAGGATATGTTTGCCATGGTTCACCAAGGAGAAGGAATTATCCCCAAAACCTTCAATGAAGGGATAAAAAGTGGTGATTACACTCTAGTAGGTAAAAAGCAAAATCTTTATGGACTAGATCAAGAAAGCCAACAGCTTGGGGGTAACCAACAAAATATAACCATTAACTTAAATGGTTCTATTGTAGGAATTGAAGACCTCTATTCAAAGATAAAAGCCATTGAGAATAATCTAAATCGAAAAAGGATTGCAGGATGA
- a CDS encoding major capsid protein, translating into MGYFTIKALSRAVVGIRENFGFLKSFFFTAPETYYEENIVIDVQSATREVATYIHPDEESALVKRDGYKTKTVTPDLLSEKIPTKATDSVKRLPGEDLSGDTITPEERAFELAVMDAKQLSDRQERAEEKQAAEAIFTGMVTTREGKVFDFGMRPEHQIAMVGTDQWNNEASNPILTMKTLKKLIQMNGGRTPNSCIMDANALYDFLSHPKVKDSFMDVRNYNMGNISPQIMELGGELVGRLNIPGLILDLYTYEATYENKGKSTPYVPENTCWMGYRGAQYTPMYAGVALDEVMYKGVRVIDSFKTKDPDRRFIRCQSRPLYVPKEIDTFGVIKTRVA; encoded by the coding sequence ATGGGTTATTTTACAATTAAGGCTCTTTCTAGGGCTGTTGTTGGGATAAGAGAAAACTTTGGATTCCTTAAAAGTTTCTTCTTTACTGCACCCGAAACCTACTATGAAGAAAACATTGTCATTGATGTTCAATCAGCGACAAGAGAAGTTGCCACGTACATACACCCCGATGAAGAATCAGCTTTGGTAAAACGAGATGGCTACAAAACTAAAACGGTTACACCTGATCTTTTGTCAGAAAAGATTCCAACAAAGGCAACTGATTCTGTAAAAAGACTTCCAGGTGAAGATCTATCAGGTGATACTATTACACCTGAAGAACGAGCCTTTGAACTAGCCGTCATGGATGCTAAACAGTTATCAGACCGTCAGGAACGAGCCGAAGAAAAGCAGGCTGCAGAAGCCATTTTCACTGGAATGGTAACAACTAGAGAGGGGAAAGTTTTCGACTTTGGCATGAGACCAGAGCACCAGATTGCTATGGTGGGTACTGATCAATGGAATAATGAGGCTTCCAATCCAATTCTCACCATGAAAACATTAAAGAAGCTTATACAAATGAACGGTGGACGAACTCCTAATTCCTGCATTATGGATGCTAATGCATTGTATGATTTTCTCTCTCATCCAAAAGTAAAAGATTCATTCATGGATGTACGTAACTACAACATGGGTAATATTTCACCACAAATCATGGAATTAGGGGGAGAATTAGTAGGAAGATTAAACATTCCCGGCTTAATTTTGGACCTCTACACTTATGAAGCCACTTACGAGAATAAAGGAAAATCAACTCCTTACGTTCCCGAAAACACTTGCTGGATGGGATACCGAGGGGCTCAATATACTCCCATGTATGCAGGAGTCGCTTTGGATGAAGTAATGTACAAAGGTGTACGAGTCATTGACAGCTTCAAAACAAAAGATCCTGATCGAAGATTTATCCGATGTCAATCAAGACCTCTTTATGTACCCAAAGAAATTGACACCTTCGGTGTAATCAAAACAAGAGTGGCATAG